The following proteins are co-located in the Bradyrhizobium sp. AZCC 2176 genome:
- a CDS encoding mandelate racemase/muconate lactonizing enzyme family protein: MVLIKTVETGLYRIPLTVTLSDSTHGEIAAFELVTCRIRDSDGAEGTGYTYTVGRNGGAIADILRREIPELIEGRQADDTEAIWHHVWWALHYGGRGGPPVLALSALDIALWDLKARRANLPLFRLLGGFDARVPCYAGGIDLDLSVEALLKQTDDNLAKGFRAIKMKVGRPDLASDVTRVQAMRQHLGDGFPLMADANMKWTVEEAIRAARALQPYDLTWLEEPIIPDDIAGHARIMAAGGVPIAAGENLRSLWEFKNYIAAGAVSYPEPDVTNCGGVTAFMKVARLAEAFNLPVTSHGAHDVTVHLLAACPNRSYLEAHGFGLDRYIEHPLVLDQGMALAPTRPGHGVSFDWKGLAQLAR, encoded by the coding sequence ATGGTACTCATCAAAACGGTCGAGACCGGCCTCTATCGGATCCCGCTGACGGTTACCCTCTCCGACAGCACACATGGCGAAATCGCAGCCTTCGAATTGGTGACATGCCGCATTCGCGATTCAGACGGGGCTGAAGGCACAGGCTACACCTACACCGTCGGCCGTAATGGCGGCGCGATTGCCGACATCCTCAGGCGGGAGATCCCCGAACTGATCGAGGGCCGGCAAGCCGACGACACCGAGGCCATCTGGCATCACGTCTGGTGGGCCCTGCATTATGGCGGGCGCGGCGGACCGCCCGTGCTGGCGCTCTCGGCGCTCGATATCGCCCTGTGGGACCTGAAGGCGCGCCGCGCCAATCTGCCGCTGTTTCGTCTGCTCGGTGGCTTCGACGCCCGCGTGCCCTGTTACGCCGGCGGCATCGACCTCGATCTTTCCGTCGAAGCGCTTCTCAAGCAAACCGACGATAATCTTGCCAAGGGCTTTCGCGCCATCAAGATGAAGGTGGGGCGCCCGGATCTCGCATCCGACGTCACGCGCGTGCAGGCGATGCGCCAACATCTCGGTGACGGCTTTCCCCTGATGGCGGATGCCAACATGAAATGGACGGTCGAGGAAGCCATTCGCGCCGCACGCGCACTGCAGCCCTACGACCTCACCTGGCTCGAAGAGCCGATCATTCCCGATGATATTGCCGGTCATGCCCGCATCATGGCTGCCGGCGGCGTGCCGATTGCGGCCGGCGAAAACCTGCGCTCGCTCTGGGAGTTCAAGAACTATATCGCGGCTGGCGCGGTGTCCTATCCCGAGCCCGACGTCACCAATTGCGGCGGCGTCACCGCCTTCATGAAAGTTGCGCGGCTTGCAGAAGCGTTCAATCTTCCGGTCACCAGCCACGGCGCACACGACGTCACAGTCCACCTTCTCGCGGCCTGTCCAAATCGTTCCTATCTCGAAGCGCACGGATTTGGGTTAGATCGCTATATCGAGCACCCGCTGGTGCTCGACCAAGGCATGGCATTGGCGCCAACGCGGCCCGGCCACGGAGTAAGCTTCGACTGGAAGGGATTGGCGCAACTCGCGCGATGA
- a CDS encoding DUF2200 domain-containing protein produces the protein MAKHRIYETSFASIYPLYVAKAEKKGRTKSEVDQVISWLTGYCQKELEAQLEKQTDFETFFANAPKINPSRALIKGVVCGVRVEDIEEPTMREIRYLDKLIDELAQGKTMDKILRKK, from the coding sequence ATGGCAAAACACCGTATCTATGAAACGAGCTTCGCAAGCATTTACCCGCTTTACGTTGCGAAAGCGGAGAAAAAAGGACGCACAAAATCAGAGGTCGATCAGGTCATCTCTTGGTTGACAGGCTATTGTCAGAAAGAGCTAGAAGCTCAACTGGAAAAACAGACTGACTTTGAAACATTCTTTGCAAATGCCCCTAAAATCAATCCTTCGCGAGCCTTGATTAAAGGCGTGGTTTGCGGCGTCCGAGTGGAGGATATCGAAGAACCAACTATGCGAGAAATTCGCTACTTGGATAAACTAATCGATGAACTGGCGCAGGGAAAAACAATGGATAAAATTCTGCGGAAAAAATGA
- a CDS encoding MBL fold metallo-hydrolase — MIEQFKRRDFLRGCAAIGGAVAAGSFTCIEIAKAAAIDIPVVDKLSIRVLVDGSQNIFERPGKVGNVSIEPAPRQQDYRRALHNQWGLSLYLQSQRGNEQRTIMLDFGYTPEALLNNIELTGADPGKINAMVVSHGHFDHYGGLIGFLQKYRSALPADVKLYAGGEDNFCQRYSGAPGALAEFGALDRRELAANKVSVVLAENPTVVADHAFTTGKIKRSGIERVLPNTHVEFAVKDGLGCNASHYLPAEMLGKIVPDEHIHEHATCFNVKGRGLVVISSCGHVGIVNSVRQAQEVSGVQKIHAIVGGFHLGPAPEDYLNQVVAEIKKLEPDVIIPMHCSGDNFARAVRAQLPDKLLVSTTGVRMTMGA, encoded by the coding sequence ATGATCGAGCAGTTCAAACGCCGCGATTTTCTGAGGGGTTGTGCGGCCATTGGGGGAGCCGTCGCCGCCGGCAGCTTTACCTGCATCGAAATCGCCAAAGCAGCCGCGATCGACATTCCCGTGGTGGACAAACTGTCGATCCGGGTGCTGGTCGATGGAAGCCAGAATATTTTCGAGCGCCCGGGCAAGGTGGGGAACGTCTCGATCGAGCCGGCACCACGGCAGCAGGATTATCGTCGCGCACTACACAATCAATGGGGTTTGTCTCTGTACCTGCAGTCACAGCGCGGCAACGAGCAGCGCACTATCATGCTCGACTTCGGCTATACGCCGGAAGCTCTGCTCAACAATATTGAACTGACCGGCGCTGATCCCGGCAAGATCAATGCAATGGTCGTGAGCCATGGCCACTTCGATCACTACGGCGGCCTCATCGGCTTTCTGCAGAAGTACCGCAGCGCGTTGCCCGCCGATGTGAAACTCTATGCCGGCGGGGAGGACAATTTCTGCCAGCGCTATAGCGGCGCGCCCGGCGCACTTGCCGAATTTGGCGCGCTCGATCGCCGCGAGCTGGCTGCGAACAAGGTCTCAGTCGTTCTGGCGGAAAACCCGACGGTTGTCGCCGACCACGCTTTCACGACGGGTAAGATCAAGAGGTCGGGCATCGAAAGAGTGTTGCCGAACACGCACGTCGAATTTGCGGTGAAGGACGGTCTCGGCTGTAACGCGAGCCACTACCTGCCGGCGGAGATGCTGGGCAAGATCGTTCCGGACGAGCACATCCACGAGCACGCGACCTGTTTCAATGTAAAAGGCCGCGGGCTGGTGGTGATCAGCTCCTGCGGTCACGTCGGCATCGTCAATTCGGTCCGGCAGGCACAGGAAGTCTCCGGCGTGCAGAAGATCCATGCTATCGTCGGTGGCTTCCATCTCGGGCCGGCACCTGAGGACTATCTCAATCAAGTTGTCGCCGAGATCAAGAAGCTCGAACCGGACGTGATTATCCCGATGCATTGTAGCGGCGACAACTTCGCTCGCGCCGTGCGCGCGCAGCTACCGGACAAGCTCCTGGTTTCGACGACCGGCGTACGTATGACTATGGGCGCATGA
- a CDS encoding SCO family protein — protein MRNSRVLVGSVLAAGLLGAVPMMHAQSERSAGELMDAVMWGKEPIGGPFTLIDHTGKPRTDADFRGKLMLVYFGFSFCPDVCPTDLMAIGQAVDKLGPDGDAVQPLFVTVDPGRDTPAHLADYVPSFHPRLLGLTGDAAQIRDAARLYRVFYAKLAIEGAAEYTIDHSGFIYLMDRDGKYLGFFPPGTPSDRMAAVIKAHLSAKR, from the coding sequence ATGAGGAACAGTCGAGTGCTTGTCGGCTCGGTCCTGGCCGCGGGACTGCTCGGTGCAGTGCCCATGATGCACGCGCAGAGCGAACGCAGCGCCGGCGAACTGATGGACGCAGTGATGTGGGGCAAGGAGCCGATCGGCGGCCCCTTCACTCTCATCGATCACACCGGCAAGCCTCGTACGGACGCCGATTTCCGCGGCAAGCTGATGCTTGTCTATTTCGGGTTCAGCTTCTGTCCGGACGTCTGCCCGACCGACCTGATGGCGATCGGGCAGGCCGTCGATAAACTTGGCCCCGACGGCGACGCGGTGCAGCCGTTGTTCGTCACTGTCGATCCCGGCCGCGACACGCCTGCGCATCTCGCCGACTACGTGCCGTCCTTTCACCCGCGCCTGCTCGGCCTAACAGGCGATGCTGCGCAGATTCGCGACGCCGCGCGCTTGTATCGGGTCTTTTACGCCAAGCTCGCGATCGAAGGCGCCGCAGAATACACCATTGATCATTCGGGTTTCATCTATCTGATGGATCGCGACGGCAAGTATCTCGGGTTCTTCCCGCCGGGCACCCCCTCGGATCGGATGGCCGCGGTCATCAAGGCTCATCTCTCAGCCAAACGCTGA